The Gallus gallus isolate bGalGal1 chromosome 3, bGalGal1.mat.broiler.GRCg7b, whole genome shotgun sequence genome window below encodes:
- the KCNK17 gene encoding potassium channel subfamily K member 4 isoform X1, with protein MRADLQSAVLKRLSYRRQNLSRSIPRGSVRLRAAPGRGRGPGRGRSGSASFRSGFFCPAGDDSGSHGGGCGAAEALGRAGAAAGLPRLRGAGGRRAAGAGKAGRGAGGSAAPPAALGAARQPHLPAGARPAEAHPGELRAVRASARIRASPRRRCPRRSCGVCWFGIIEAYKSGVTLQGNTTSLGRWDFSGSFFFSISAITTIGYGNLSPSTVAGRIFCIFFALFGIPLNLVLLNEIGQLMLLGVQRSAHHLEEMFHWKIKAALLMKTCALVTGLLLFLLLPPLLFSNKEGWTYEESFYYSFITLSTIGFGDYVIGMNPDRTYPSWYKNVISLWILFGMAWLALIIKCCINLLESSSDFCQCNRKSIELSEDEMDDGKKSMTGLHNVESCNDKDTKAGGPGGYHTHTTSTEAL; from the exons ATGAGAGCAGACCTGCAGTCGGCCGTACTGAAGCGGCTCAGCTACCGGCGGCAGAACCTGAGCAGGAGCATCCCTCGCGGCTCCGTGCGGCTCCGTGCGGCGCCGGGGCGAGGGCGGGGGCCGGGGAGGGGCCGGTCGGGCTCTGCCTCCTTCCGCTCCGGCTTCTTCTGCCCCGCGGGCGACGACAGCGGCAGTCAtgggggtggctgtggggcggcGGAGGCGCTGGGGCGTgccggtgctgctgctggcttacCTAGGTtacgtggggctgggggccggCGTGCTGCAGGCGCTGGAAAGGCCGGCCGAGGTGCGGGCGGCTCGGCGGCTCCTCCAGCAGCGCTGGGAGCTGCTCGCCAACCACACCTGCCTGCAGGGGCCCGCCCTGCAGAGGCTCATCCAGGTGAGCTCCGGGCTGTCCGAGCATCCGCTCGTATAAGGGCTTCTCCCCGTCGCCGCTGTCCTCGCAGGAGTTGCGGCGTTTGCTGGTTT GGTATCATCGAAGCCTACAAGAGTGGTGTAACCCTCCAGGGAAACACCACTAGCCTGGGCAGGTGGGACTTCAGTggatctttcttcttctccatctcTGCAATAACAACCATTG GCTATGGGAACCTAAGCCCCAGCACTGTGGCTGGTCGAATTTTCTGCATCTTCTTTGCCCTTTTTGGGATCCCCTTGAACCTTGTCCTCCTGAATGAAATTGGGCAGCTGATGTTGTTGGGGGTTCAGCGTAGTGCCCATCACCTAGAAGAGATGTTTCACTGGAAG ATAAAAGCTGCTCTACTGATGAAGACTTGTGCACTAGTAACAGGGTTGTTATTGTTCCTCCTGCTACCTCCCTTGTTGTTCTCTAACAAAGAAGGATGGACTTATGAAGAGAGTTTCTACTATTCCTTCATTACTCTCAGCACTATAGGATTTGGAGATTATGTGATTG GGATGAACCCAGACCGCACCTATCCAAGCTGGTACAAGAATGTAATCTCCCTTTGGATCCTCTTCGGGATGGCCTGGCTTGCACTGATTATCAAATGTTGCATCAACTTACTGGAGAGCTCCAGTGACTTCTGTCAGTGCAACAGGAAGAGCATAGAGTTGTCAGAAGACGAAATGGATGATGGCAAAAAGAGTATGACAGGACTTCACAATGTGGAGAGCTGCAATGACAAAgacacaaaagcaggaggaccAGGTGGATATCACACCCACACAACTTCTACAGAAGCACTTTAG